The genomic DNA AACGTGAATTCATTGGGCAAGAACGTGTTGCAAATACACCTTTCTTTCACGAATCTTCATCTTTACTTAAGGACTCGAGTTTGGGGGACAATTGGTGACTTTGgttgtctgtattcccagaTGCGAGTGACGTTGAGGTTGGGTCGGAGCGAGAGCAAGGGAACGCTTGTCATATTCGTCGTTCATCTAATTAAATACCTGAGAAACTCAGGGAAAATTACCTTCCATTTTCTTGGTCATGACTAATGGAAAAGTCTTGAAGTGATGGGGCTTTTTATTGATATCTAAACTGAAAATGATCATGTTGCAGGTCAAAACCGAAGAAGGCTCGGAAAAAGAATAATGCACGCAACTCATCATTCACTTTTAAAATAACCGAGGTTGCTCAACATCGCAACAACGAAACACCAATCTTTACTGATGCAGTGTACAATGATCACCAGGAGAAGCTGTTTGGCATAAGAATTCACCCCAAGGGAGTAGGCAGTGGAACAGGCAGACATGTGGCACTGTTCATTCATTTGATAAAAGGAGACTTCGATAATTCCCTAGTTTGGCCTTTTGCTGGGACCGTTACTGTTAGCGTCCTAGATCAGAGTGATTCCAGACCCCGTCGCGACATCATTCAGATCATAGAAGCAAATCCTGACGTGCCGGCCTTCCAACAGCCTGGTGAAACCATTTGCCGCACCGGGTATGGCTATGAAAGGTTCGCTCTAATCGAGGATTTCTTTGGTCCTAGATGTGTGAAAGCCGACGAATTGCTGTTAAAAATAGAGTTTTCGgggtaatgataataatgataatgataataataatgccGTCAATATTTTTCTCAAAGAGATTTCATTTCGCTATAGAACGCACGAACTTCGCGCCTAAGACGATGCAAAATATGTGTGAAATGATAAGTAGATTGAAATGATTGATACATTTCGTGGATGTTTACATGGAGAGAGGTGAATGGCTCAGGCATGCAAAAATTTGTATTCGGTCCGTACGTAAGGTTGTTTCTAGTGATAACGTCTTCCTAGCTGGGAGATGCGTTTTGTAAACaagggcggatccaggatttttcttaggagggggtgcaccactaaggaatggccTCAGGTTATCTCGGagaagtggggggggggggggggaaggggggaatgcgcaccccctgcaccctccccctagatccgcccctggtaAACCACTTTTAATCTGTGAAATCCTGTTAAAAGGAACAAAAACGAATATGGCGGCGGACAAACAtgcttcaattttgtttccaatTACAAACCCTTACCCGCTGACCGAAATTAGTGCACGTAATGACCCACgtgaaaaatagttttctttctGGCATCTTCCAAATGCAGGATTTTCCCTTGCCATGCCATGCCTTCCCTTGCCATGATTTTCCCTTCCCTTGCCAATTCAACAGCTCCATAATCAATGATAAACGAAAATCGTCTGAGTAAAAGAGATGTAGCGGCACATATATACCTTGAATTGTCACTTCGCCAGTGAAGATCTCAAAGTACATCGGCTGTTCAAATATGAAGAAATCAGGGTTTTAGATATTTAAAAGTCACAATGGCGTCTGAGAAACAGATCATGGGGTGGACTGGAGAGCAATGTTGATGCCTCAATATAAGTGTAACTTTTAATCACACTTCATGGCAGTAACCAttatctttatttgttttacgcACGCATGATTAATTagattattttataatttatattttggttTCTCCACACAGTAGTACAACACACACTACTACAAATATTAAATGGAAAACTGAATGGAGAGAGGCATGCCATAATAAACTAGTTAGGGCCCTAAATATTAAATTCATACTATTGCTCATTATATCCAAGACTTGAAGAACAGCAGAGCTAAACTGCGGAACGCCTCCATTAGAGACGCTGTCCGCTGACAGTTGTAGGAAAGTTACCTGGCCTAGGAATGGAAGCGAGGTTGCCGGTAACCCtactttgatacaaacctttgcgCTAATGTAGTCTAATTAGAatcacaacaacacaatttacatgataaaagcagtgaggtctgtatcaatacaaggtcaccggcagcctcgcagccatacaaaggctaggtcactgagcaaacaactgtaaaatggccaaTTATAAGGCCTAGCTTTGTAGATTTGTAGATTTTGCCTTTCGATTTTTGCTCGGAGAGAATGAATACATTTTTTTACACAGTATTAGGTTTTTGGTCATCTAGCTATTGGCGTTTTCGTAAGATTACCAATTTTCTAGCGTTTTTCAATGAACTTGAGATCTTATCTTTCCCAACAGTAGTCATTTTGCGTTTTTTAGCACATCAATTGTACGCACCTTATataatgtatttttttgcaacaaaagctggtaaatttatttttaaaaaatcactgCGTGGAGTACATCTGTTTAAAATACTCTTTCTTGCGAGGCGCCAGAAACTTTCACCTGCATGTATCCGCAAACGCACGTTTAAGAGGTTTCAAAGTTTGTTCAGTATGCCTTCAGCTTTTAGTTGATTCAAATATCGAGGGCGTTTAATTTTAAAGTGTTGTTTGATATGCTTGGAAGTGCAGAAAATGCTGAAAGAGTGTAACTTCAAATTTAGACTGATATTAAGTTTCATGCAACATTGGTTCAACATGCTGAATAGAGTTGACTCCGTTTGAATGGTCCGTTCGATATTTGTAGAAAACGGGCATGCTCTCATCCCATTATCTCCATCCCCTATGGACGGGAGAGCCTGGGTTATTGTTTCTAGTTCCTCGCAAATCCAAGCGAGATGTTGTAACCGCTTAAGCGGACTCCGGAATTCCGTTTCTTTGTCTTCGTCTTTTGCCCAACCTCCTTCGTTGAACGAATTTTGGTCAAGTGTTGAACAAACCAACAACGCCACCAACGAACAGTCGCGGGATAAGATTTTTACTGCGCCAAACAGTCAAACAGGGAATTTTGGTCTAAAATGTTTCATACTATTAATGGTGAAGCGAAAACCGGTATTCTTTCACAAATTCTGAAAAATTATTGGCTACATTTTGAAAGGGCGTCTCCCTAGCACCAATTAAGAGAAGAAGATAATTAAGGTatgggttttttgtttttaatgatcAGTCCGCAGTTGTTccaaaggtggataacgctatccgtcggataaatcactatccattggatagcgcaattggtttcgctatgacttattcactggatagtgattaatccggcggatagcgctaagtatccatcgtttgaacaactggggccagaaatATTTTATTGTCCATGGAGCATGCCaatgtttttttcagaaatgCCCGTGTTGAAACCAAAGGCAACGTATTCCTCTCTTTTAAGCTGTAATTTACCTCGTTTCCAGACCATTTTTACACACGATGGATCAATGGAGTGACTTTCGGCCTCCAACAGCCGCTATAACGTGTTAAAAACGAGTCATTAGGTTTGATGAATTATTTTGCATTGTCCCAAAAGGCTCTTTTGCCCTCAACATGGCGGCGGTGACGTCACTCACGTGATCTGCGGTCATGATTGTGCAAAAATATTGCCATACGGTTAATCTTAGTAGTATATTTATAAGGATTTAGAAGGTGGATTGTCAGGATTTGCATATACTTTGTATAACCAGTGGACACGAATCATGTAATGTCTCTCcgttttttaaagtaagaaacaAAATGTTAACATCGTAGTCTAGCAATAATCGCCTGTTTTCAAGAGATATTAGGGAAATTTAGTATCAATTTGCGTGTTCCCAAAACCCAAGAAACTTGCCGGTGTATGGCTAATTGATGAGGATATTTATGATAAGATGTATGCGAAAACCTATGCTTTGTTAGCACAAAGGAACGCTGGCCTATCAGACTACGGCTTTTAATTGACAGTGGAGAATATATTAATGCCACACTCGAGTTATGCGCATTTCAAAGCCTGATTGAAAAGATTTTTAGATTCATACACCACTATTGGAGACTCAATGGTGAGCAAGGTCGAAATGTGggttttgactcgagctgcatcacgcagctacaaaGTCAAATAACAGCAGCATAGCTCATAGCtcgttagagcatccgactagatcacggagggtcgtgggttcgaatcccatctggagctcggatttttccgagtttccagtgggttctattgtcaccatttcatttactgtgtatttcattctcacatttgctcacttgggtggttggttggccgcatcgtagatatgctttaatgtgactgcgtgatgcagttatgagctatgctgctGTTATTTGACtttgtagctgcgtgatgcagctcgagtcaaaaccCACATTTCGACCTTGCTCACCAttgagtctccagtagctcagtggttagagcatccgactagatcacggagggtcgtgggttcgaatcccatctggggctcggatttttccgagtttccagtgggttctattgtcaccatttcatttactgtgtatttcattctcacatttgctcacttgggtggttggttggccgcatcgtagatatgctttaatgtgactgcgtgatgcagttatgagctatgctgctGTTATTTGACtttgtagctgcgtgatgcagctcgagtcaaaaccCACATTTCGACCTTGCTCACCAttgagtctccagtagctcagtggttagagcatccgactagatcacggagggtcgtgggttcgaatcccatctggggctcggatttttccgagtttccagtgggttctattgtcaccatttcatttactgtgtatttcattctcacatttgctcacttgggtggttggttggccgcatcgtagatatgctttaatgtgactgcgtgatgcagttatgagctatgctgctGTTATTTGACtttgtagctgcgtgatgcagctcgagtcaaaaccCACATTTCGACCTTGCTCACCAttgagtctccagtagctcagtggttagagcatccgactagatcacggagggtcgtgggttcgaatcccatctggagctcggatttttccgagtttccagtgggttctattgtcaccatttcatttactgtgtatttcattctcacatttgctcacttgggtggttggttggccgcatcgtagatatgctttaatgtgactgcgtgatgcagttatgagctatgctgctGTTATTTGACtttgtagctgcgtgatgcagctcgagtcaaaaccCACATTTCGACCTTGCTCACCAttgagtctccagtagctcagtggttagagcatccgactagatcacggagggtcgtgggttcgaatcccatctggggctcggatttttccgagtttccagtgggttctattgtcaccatttcatttactgtgtatttcattctcacatttgctcacttgggtggttggttggccgcatcgtagatatgctttaatgtgactgcgtgatgcagttatgagctatgctgctGTTATTTGACtttgtagctgcgtgatgcagctcgagtcaaaaccCACATTTCGACCTTGCTCACCAttgagtctccagtagctcagtggttagagcatccgactagatacACCACTATGTTATATTTTAGCGGGAATGAAATTTTGTATGCAATAGTATTACAGTATGGTTAACTTAGTTGCATATTTTTACGGATTTAGAACTTGGACTTGTATGTATTTGTATATAGTACCGGGAGTAATCAGGGATTGGTTAGAGCGAGTTTTTATCGAGTGgcttaaaaccaaaaccaaagtaattactttggccaatcaaaaacgacggagacaatccagtaaaccattCAAAATTCgcagtaattacacgtagccgacacaaagcgcgggaaaatgtgcacgagtgagccacgattggctttgatttcacttctgattggtttgaaaaatggcgcgagaactttgaaccaatcactgagtgaagtaatcataaaccaaagcaattcgctaattactttcgacactcaattaaaaaccgctctagtGCGTTCGAatcgctgcaacatgtccctgGGACATGTACCCACCatattttcatgtgtgtgcacatgttgcGATCTTGTCCCTGCTATATGTCCCCGCTACACGACCCATGCTACATATCGCCCCAGTGTACTCTACACAAGTTTTTGTCGCTGCAACTTGTCTCTGccacatgacccctcgtgtctgctCACCTTAActccgggaaatttgaattggatacagcattgagttagctgatttGGTCTatgcatagttaatagatgtagacTGGTTAtaaaactcgacaagtttctttgtttgatggttttgttcgcttttttggccttgatcctgcacaaaacccgacaaaaacacgctttttttcggcaggataaccaatcaaaagcttcgactaatttattcgaaattaacttgcgaaccaaaaaacaaaagattgtgcagggccacggtcggttcaacatctaattgcgactgtattgttcctgcttttgaaatccccagggtttcataactagtccctagattaactatggtcTATGGCGATACTTCTTGTTTagaaacattgacgtcacatttcttttgatattgaaatttgccaatcacgaaatattttattcttttaacaGCCAATTAGCTTCTGGCTGGcaaattaataacaatgggtgacataAAGAGAAATAACGCTGTTAGAGAAATTaaatgtgaccaaaaaatcagttctTATTTTTCTATgggtttcaaaactatgttaactaaacactaagcgaccaaagatTGAAGCATTGATTTAACTGGAAtcgaatttttttatttaaccctttgatacccaaactggtcagacttagtattttactcgtcaatggggaacccccgggagtcaatgcgTTAATGGTCCGCGATTAGTAACTTTAAGATCTGGAGAGAGCTggaatcgaggagaaaatgacgtcaaaggctctctactttaaaggaaacctccactgaaacaagaatacaacttcaaaatatttaacataatgtttaaAATCGAAAGTGTTCAAACGTTTTGcaatggaatcgtttgtatccgaaataaatgaatttcaaaaacgcttgttttggttttcaaatttcctgagcgccgccatcttgaatagttgtgacgtgttatggttgctcttttgtatttgcacaaacagcttttgttttaaaacaatagggcaaccatgaaacgtcacaattattcaagatggcggcgcccgggaaatttgaaaaccaaaacaaccgtttttaaaatttatttatttcagatacaaacgctcccattggaaaactttcgaacaattttgattgtgagcattatgttaactattttaaagatataatcctattttagtggaggtttcctttaagaatgcaatgcgtgtgtgcGCCCCGCAAGGACTTAGTTTC from Montipora foliosa isolate CH-2021 chromosome 7, ASM3666993v2, whole genome shotgun sequence includes the following:
- the LOC138010257 gene encoding TNF receptor-associated factor 6-like produces the protein MSYLNRANAGNCHSYGIAAREALPFPIQEDVTCSPVQEQGDGYAAPQAPILLPEVLPGEANLVSPTVHRCSTEEIKQWKQQLTRSKPKKARKKNNARNSSFTFKITEVAQHRNNETPIFTDAVYNDHQEKLFGIRIHPKGVGSGTGRHVALFIHLIKGDFDNSLVWPFAGTVTVSVLDQSDSRPRRDIIQIIEANPDVPAFQQPGETICRTGYGYERFALIEDFFGPRCVKADELLLKIEFSG